The genomic segment CAAATATCGGAAGAGATCTTTCTTTTTCCGAGCATCCCATGTCATGGCTTCTTTATAAAATTAAATCTTATGCCGGCTGTATGGACAGACTGCTTTTCGGAAGCGACTATCCTTTGTATATGCAGAATGAAACCATAAAATGTTTCGATAAAGCAGTTGCGTTTCTGAATTCAAAATATCCCGGCTTTATAACCGGTGATGATATGGAAAAAATAATGTATAAAAATGCTGAAAAATTACTAAACCGGATTAAAAATAAAAGGAATTTGTGATTATTAAAAATAAAAAAATAACGGTAAATGTGGCTCTTGCAAACAGTTTTGACAAAGAATTGTATGATCCGATTATTGCCGGTTCGGTATGTGCAGTCATTGACACATTAAGAGCAACATCTACAATGACTGCTATTTTTGGTTCGGGCTGCAGGAGAATAATACTATCAAAAAACAAAAGCGAAGCTTATGTTTTAAAAAAGATATTTAACAAGTATCTTTTATGCGGCGAGGAAAACGGTCTTCCTCCTGAAAGATTTGATTATGGAAACTCACCTTATGAGTTCTCGAAACTCAGTCTTTCAGGGGAAAAGACAATAATGATGACTACAAACGGTACAGTTTCATTTTTCAGATTACTCAGGGCAGATAGCATTTTTGCTCTTTCTCTTCTGAATCTCAGCACTGTTCTCAGACACATGTCGCTGATTGCAGAAAAAGAGAGTAAGGATATTTTTATTTTGTGTTCGGGAAAGAAGGGACATATAGCATATGATGATGTATATAATGCCGGAATGGCAGTAAAGTACCTTATTAGTTCTAATCCGGACAATTATATATTGTCAGATTCTGCACGGATTGTCCTGGAAATTGTAAGAAATAATACCGATATTGCGGGAGCGCTTGGGAATTCCTGCAGCGGCCGGGCTGTAAAGGATATAGGGCAGGATATTGATATAGATTTTTGTTCAGAAATTGACAGATACTCCAATGTTCAGATATTGCGCGTAATTGATCTGCTTGTAAATCCTGATAAAGAAACTGAAGAAAAATATAGCGATATTCTGAAAGAAAAAAACAGGCTAAAAGACAATTGTTTTGAAAAATTACTGGTAATGGAAGAATACCGGGAGAGTAAATAATAGCTTAAGATGTTTTTGCTTCTTCCTTTTCATTTTTGGAAAAGCTGAAATAAAATGTTTACGCCTTTACCCGGAGTGCTTTCTTAAAACTTTTTTACCAGGATTTATTTTTTTATATCATATTTATATATTTATAAGTTATAGTAGTAACAGGGTGGCAGTTGCTGCAGAAGAGCTGTTTTAATAATATAATAGACCTGTATTCCGATTATTAATTTTATATATGGCAATGAATAGCAAATGAAAAAGGTAACTTTAAAAGACATAGCCCAAAAAACCGGTTATACTGCAAATACTGTTTCCAGAGCCCTGAAGGGCAAAAAGGATATCTCTGAAAAAACCCGAAACCATATCAATAATATTGCAAATAAAATGGGCTATATTCCCAACAATATTGCAGGATCATTAAGATCAGGAAAAACAAGGACAATTGCAACTATAGTTCCGGATATTTCCGATCCTTTGATAGCGATATGGTTAAATGATGTGGAAACAAGACTCAGAATCAATAAATATAACACTTTCATTATAAATACTGAGGAAAAATATGAAAATGAGGAAGAAGCAGTAATACTTGCGCTCAGTAAAAATGTCGATGGCATAATACTGTGTCCAACCCAGAAAAAAAATGATGACATAAAAATGCTTGCAAGGCTGGGCATGCCTTTTATTCTGCTTGGCAGAAGATTTTATGACATTGATACAGATTTTGTAATCTCGGATGATATAAAAGGCGCTTTTCTTGCAATAAACCATCTTTTAAACAAAGGATACAGGGATATTTTATTTATTAATGGCCCTACATACATATCTTCTGCCCGGGAACGCCTTGAAGGTTATAAAAAAGCTTTCAGGTCAGGAGGTCTTGCATATAAAGAAGAACTGGTCATGGAATGCGGAGTAACTGCCGGTAACTGTACTTTGATAATGAAAGAAATTATTGATAAAAAATTAAATTTTGATTCAGTTTTCGCTTTCAGCGATCTGATGGCCTGGGAAATAATAAGTACATTGCAAAATATAAATATGTCCAGGTATGGGAATCTACCCGTAATCGGATATGATAATATACAGTCAAGATTTTTTTATCCATTTCCCCTGACTACGGTAAGTTATCCAAAAAGACAGATGGCATATCAGGCTGTTGACATTCTTTTGAGTAAAATAAGAGGCGAAACTCAAAACGATTATGAGCAGCATATTGTAGATACAAGGCTGGTAATCAGGTAAACATATATATCTGAAACATTTTTTATGAATATATATATTTTTTATTTAAGCCTCTGAAAGAAACATAAATGTGTGATTATAAATATTGACAGAATCCAACATTAACGTTAATGTTATATTATGGATTAGTAGGGCTGTAAACATTCTGAATCTGAATAATAAATTATATTTTCTATTAATAATCCTTAAAAATATTTTCCCGGGAGGTAAAAATGGAAAGAATAAGAGTCGGAATAATCGGTCTTGGCTGGTTTGGAGAACATCATGTGGATACATTTCAGCAGTTGCCTCTTGCAGAAGTCTCAGCGATCTGCACAAGAAGGCCTGATCATCTGAAAAAAATGAGTGAGAAATATAATGTTGAAAAGACTTATACCAACTATGCTGACATGCTTAATGACAAAACTATTGACATGATATCAATAGTTACTCATGTTCCTGACCATGAGCAAATAGCAGTAGATGCGATAAAAGCAGGGAAACACGTCTTTCTTGAAAAACCTATGGCAAACAGTACGGAAGAGTGCGACAGAATACTGGAGGCGTTAAAAGGTACA from the Actinomycetota bacterium genome contains:
- a CDS encoding 2-phosphosulfolactate phosphatase codes for the protein MIIKNKKITVNVALANSFDKELYDPIIAGSVCAVIDTLRATSTMTAIFGSGCRRIILSKNKSEAYVLKKIFNKYLLCGEENGLPPERFDYGNSPYEFSKLSLSGEKTIMMTTNGTVSFFRLLRADSIFALSLLNLSTVLRHMSLIAEKESKDIFILCSGKKGHIAYDDVYNAGMAVKYLISSNPDNYILSDSARIVLEIVRNNTDIAGALGNSCSGRAVKDIGQDIDIDFCSEIDRYSNVQILRVIDLLVNPDKETEEKYSDILKEKNRLKDNCFEKLLVMEEYRESK
- a CDS encoding LacI family transcriptional regulator, producing the protein MKKVTLKDIAQKTGYTANTVSRALKGKKDISEKTRNHINNIANKMGYIPNNIAGSLRSGKTRTIATIVPDISDPLIAIWLNDVETRLRINKYNTFIINTEEKYENEEEAVILALSKNVDGIILCPTQKKNDDIKMLARLGMPFILLGRRFYDIDTDFVISDDIKGAFLAINHLLNKGYRDILFINGPTYISSARERLEGYKKAFRSGGLAYKEELVMECGVTAGNCTLIMKEIIDKKLNFDSVFAFSDLMAWEIISTLQNINMSRYGNLPVIGYDNIQSRFFYPFPLTTVSYPKRQMAYQAVDILLSKIRGETQNDYEQHIVDTRLVIR